In Pleurocapsa sp. PCC 7319, the following are encoded in one genomic region:
- a CDS encoding ATP-binding protein — translation MHSKHWIKRIELNSTITAIEIKPIDIDVLFRYFARFDKKLNTPVFYCNSGYENLQKVEIDRQENIKLSPILETKKTAEANYILKFLLQSDNVAEGIYLLDDLCDYEELPVEIIREREALIANLNRKYAFSNRSVYIVLLGEYLQFGSRLAAQIPILKIPLPDRAEVETLVRTCFVREEITEKSAWQKLVTALQGLSRGEIELLLQKHSDADISSLVDKILEHKTNCWREIGLEFFAKPDVKSAGGNDLLQKYLHEVVVKLNESGAKQYNLRPPKGMLLMGPPGTGKSLCAKLAAKALGYPLLGLSWGNVLGSHNPDKALAQILEVADCLDNCVILADDFDKGFTGWSEGGASRRLSQRLLTWMQEHTSNALMIATVNRIQLLPSEIKRRFDDGGIWFVDLPHRGAIRDIFLIHLGKYFPSQFADGRDPWSERDWYRLLRGYQGSTPVEIANAVTRCAEEFYCNLSDEERQEAAVTPTVTIESLIAQLSQFKKASIRDAEDLQAIRNKAYYARPAASEDKSEYAVVRQELFEYQGHHLEAG, via the coding sequence ATGCATTCAAAACACTGGATAAAGCGAATCGAATTAAATTCAACCATTACAGCGATAGAGATTAAGCCAATTGATATCGATGTACTATTTAGGTATTTTGCTAGATTTGACAAGAAATTAAATACTCCAGTCTTTTATTGTAATTCTGGCTATGAAAACCTACAAAAAGTAGAGATAGATCGGCAAGAAAATATTAAACTAAGTCCAATTCTGGAAACAAAAAAAACAGCAGAGGCAAATTACATACTCAAGTTCCTCTTACAATCTGATAATGTTGCCGAGGGGATATATTTACTAGATGACTTATGTGATTATGAGGAATTACCCGTAGAGATAATAAGAGAAAGAGAAGCCTTAATCGCTAACTTAAATCGCAAATATGCTTTTAGTAACCGCTCTGTTTATATTGTTTTATTAGGGGAATATCTTCAATTCGGCAGCAGGCTTGCTGCTCAAATCCCAATCTTGAAAATTCCTCTACCCGATCGCGCTGAAGTTGAAACTCTAGTAAGAACTTGCTTTGTTCGAGAGGAAATAACAGAGAAATCAGCTTGGCAAAAACTGGTAACGGCTCTACAAGGTTTATCGAGGGGAGAAATTGAGCTGTTATTACAAAAGCATTCTGATGCTGATATCAGTAGTTTGGTAGACAAGATTTTAGAACACAAAACAAACTGCTGGCGGGAAATAGGATTGGAGTTCTTTGCCAAACCCGATGTCAAAAGTGCAGGGGGTAACGATCTACTGCAAAAATATCTTCATGAGGTAGTAGTCAAACTCAACGAATCTGGAGCAAAGCAATATAATCTCAGACCGCCCAAGGGGATGTTGTTAATGGGTCCTCCTGGAACGGGAAAAAGTCTGTGTGCCAAGCTCGCTGCCAAAGCATTAGGCTATCCTCTGTTGGGATTGTCTTGGGGTAACGTGTTGGGATCGCATAATCCCGATAAGGCATTAGCTCAGATATTAGAAGTAGCTGACTGTCTAGATAACTGCGTAATTTTAGCCGATGATTTTGATAAGGGATTTACTGGATGGTCAGAAGGAGGAGCGAGCCGTCGATTATCCCAGCGATTATTAACCTGGATGCAGGAGCATACTAGCAACGCGCTGATGATTGCTACAGTCAACCGCATCCAACTACTGCCCTCTGAGATTAAGCGTAGGTTTGATGATGGCGGGATTTGGTTTGTCGATCTACCTCATAGGGGAGCGATTAGAGACATTTTCTTAATTCATCTGGGTAAATATTTTCCCTCTCAGTTTGCCGATGGACGAGATCCCTGGTCGGAGCGAGATTGGTATCGTTTACTTAGGGGATATCAGGGTTCGACCCCAGTTGAGATAGCTAATGCCGTAACCCGCTGCGCTGAGGAGTTTTACTGTAACCTGAGCGATGAAGAGAGGCAGGAAGCTGCGGTTACTCCTACAGTAACTATTGAGAGCTTGATAGCTCAGTTGTCTCAGTTTAAAAAAGCCTCAATTCGCGATGCTGAGGATTTACAGGCGATTCGCAATAAGGCGTATTATGCGCGTCCTGCTGCTTCAGAAGATAAGAGTGAGTATGCTGTGGTTCGGCAGGAATTATTTGAATATCAAGGGCATCATCTTGAAGCTGGATGA
- a CDS encoding DUF5615 family PIN-like protein, which yields MSLKLLIDEDSQAIALVKTLRKANHDVVTANEANLMGQPDRMVLKYAIQNNRIVLTRNCRDFEALHKANPNHSGIFAVYQEANPLKKMSRQDIVKAITNLETAKIPLRNQFFSLNHWNY from the coding sequence TTGAGCCTAAAATTACTCATCGATGAAGATTCTCAGGCTATAGCTTTAGTTAAAACTCTCCGAAAAGCCAATCATGATGTCGTCACAGCTAATGAAGCAAATTTGATGGGTCAGCCCGATCGTATGGTTCTAAAATATGCCATTCAAAATAACAGAATTGTGTTGACTCGCAATTGTCGTGATTTTGAAGCTCTTCACAAAGCAAATCCCAATCATTCAGGAATCTTTGCTGTATATCAAGAAGCTAACCCACTCAAAAAAATGAGTCGTCAAGATATTGTTAAAGCGATCACCAACTTAGAGACTGCCAAAATTCCTCTTCGGAATCAATTTTTCTCTCTCAATCATTGGAATTACTAA
- a CDS encoding DNA polymerase, with product MNTKYLSPAAKKIILKYKRRNRQNLPNAFYSQKETEILIEQYRQKQSVRVRTINAKYRPIANAEQLRRLLNPLIGAVKRIGIDTETTGLDPHLNKVRLVQIAVAKHPVFIIYLAAIEKNELTPLRQLLASDCLKIGHNLKFDLMMLATAGLNLKPPYFDTYLGYKVLTAGLKKTSTLEMVARKLLKVKLNKSAQTSDFSQNITKEQLQYAANDAAVLLPLHKKLDRQIIKAKLTDTAQTEFDCLYAVAQMELNGVRLDLDKWQLLKQDLLRQQAELEKKLQAHLIRSDRSDNTLLTKLGSKINLSSPKQVITAFNQLGIDVRSTNVRELIPLAQDYPVIRWLLEYRSLTTRINTFSVGLPQSVHPVTKRIQGHWWQMGARSGRFSCREPNLTNIPHDPQTRKCFTAAPGNVIIKADYSQIELRLMAKASGDQPMIDAYRQGEDLHRLTASFLFDRAVEDIEDDERKLGKIVNFGLIYGMGVAKFCLTTAKKHNIYLSRSEASKFRQKFFLLYQGVAAYHQRIRREWQADSRSSYSLDGRRRVWSKRTKPTLNELLNHPIQGTNATIIKRAIALLDSTLLVKVPEIKLVLVVHDEIVLEVPQNLADNAAQCLAHCAIQAAKSILAPIPVEVEVKVLDSWGNSSL from the coding sequence ATGAACACCAAATATCTATCCCCTGCTGCCAAAAAGATTATTCTTAAGTACAAAAGACGCAATCGTCAAAACCTCCCCAATGCTTTTTATAGCCAGAAAGAAACGGAAATATTAATCGAGCAATATCGTCAAAAGCAATCTGTCCGAGTAAGAACTATTAATGCTAAATATCGCCCGATCGCCAATGCAGAGCAACTAAGGAGATTACTAAATCCCTTGATTGGGGCAGTTAAAAGAATTGGTATCGATACAGAAACTACAGGTTTAGATCCGCACCTCAACAAAGTTCGCTTAGTACAAATTGCTGTTGCCAAGCATCCCGTATTCATTATCTATCTAGCTGCCATAGAAAAGAACGAATTAACTCCCCTCAGACAACTTCTAGCTAGCGATTGTCTCAAAATCGGACATAACTTAAAATTCGATCTGATGATGTTGGCAACTGCGGGACTAAATCTTAAGCCACCTTACTTCGATACCTATCTAGGATATAAAGTATTGACTGCTGGACTGAAGAAGACCAGCACCTTAGAAATGGTTGCTCGTAAGCTATTAAAGGTAAAGCTTAACAAATCTGCCCAAACCAGCGATTTTAGCCAAAATATTACTAAGGAACAGCTACAGTATGCTGCTAATGACGCTGCCGTTTTGCTGCCCCTACACAAAAAGCTGGATCGCCAAATTATCAAAGCCAAACTGACCGATACGGCTCAAACAGAATTTGATTGTCTGTATGCAGTGGCACAGATGGAGCTTAATGGTGTTCGGTTAGATTTAGATAAGTGGCAGCTACTCAAACAGGATTTGCTACGACAACAGGCTGAATTAGAAAAGAAATTACAGGCACATCTAATTAGGAGCGATCGCTCTGACAATACTCTACTAACTAAATTAGGCAGCAAGATTAATCTCTCTTCTCCCAAACAGGTAATTACAGCGTTCAATCAATTGGGAATTGATGTCAGATCGACTAATGTTAGAGAATTGATTCCTTTGGCTCAAGATTATCCTGTCATTAGATGGCTATTAGAGTACCGCAGCCTGACAACTAGAATTAATACTTTTAGTGTTGGTTTACCCCAATCTGTTCATCCCGTAACTAAAAGAATACAGGGTCATTGGTGGCAAATGGGGGCAAGATCGGGTAGATTTAGCTGTCGAGAACCCAATCTTACCAATATTCCTCACGATCCCCAAACTAGAAAGTGTTTTACTGCTGCTCCTGGCAACGTCATTATCAAAGCTGATTACAGTCAGATCGAACTGCGATTGATGGCAAAAGCAAGTGGCGACCAACCTATGATTGATGCCTATCGTCAAGGAGAAGACTTACACAGGTTAACCGCCTCATTTCTATTCGATCGCGCGGTCGAAGATATTGAAGACGATGAGCGCAAATTGGGGAAAATAGTCAATTTTGGACTTATTTACGGCATGGGAGTAGCTAAATTTTGTTTGACTACTGCCAAGAAACACAATATTTATTTGTCTAGATCGGAAGCAAGTAAGTTTCGTCAGAAGTTTTTCTTACTTTATCAAGGAGTAGCAGCTTATCATCAGCGAATTCGACGGGAGTGGCAGGCGGATTCTAGGAGCAGTTACAGTCTCGACGGTAGGCGTAGAGTTTGGAGCAAACGTACTAAGCCGACACTAAACGAACTACTCAATCATCCCATCCAGGGAACAAATGCCACTATTATCAAACGGGCGATCGCTCTATTGGATTCTACTTTGTTAGTGAAAGTGCCAGAGATTAAATTGGTTTTGGTGGTACACGATGAAATAGTCCTAGAAGTGCCTCAAAATTTAGCAGATAACGCTGCTCAATGTTTAGCCCATTGTGCTATTCAAGCTGCAAAATCCATTCTCGCTCCAATCCCTGTAGAAGTTGAGGTGAAGGTTTTAGATAGTTGGGGGAATTCAAGTCTTTGA